The genomic window GGTGGCACACCATCTTCGCAGCGACATAGATCCTGAGTCAAGCGCACGCAGAATTTACGCTTTGGAAGCTTGTTTGTGTGGAATGTTGGTTGTGTGTGAAGCTTAGTGGAAAAAATAACGTGTTACAATAACATAGTGCCGGCCTTAAAATCTGTTATTAGCGTGCTATATCGCACTATAAAACACTATTAGCGAGACATTTTACAATGATTTACTTAGCGAATTATTTCCCAACACGATGTACCATGCTATTAGGGGCGCCATAACATGCTATTTTTTCAGTGCTTGATGGTCGTCCGTGGCTAGTCGAGCATTTCCTGTCACTAAACCGTTCTCTCCCTCTTAATACAGTGACACATAATCCTGTTTCATGCTCTTAAAAAGTAGTTACCTATTTTGAAATAAGTAGATAATACAACTTTTTTTTTGCATTGTACATAATACAACTTGGCAGGAAACCTTGCGGCGTGACTCACATGTGTATAGTATTTTCTTTTAAGGAGAACATGCGTATATGATGTTAGAAGACGTCGCCCGCCGTCGGGTCACCCGTATTAATTTCCAAGATAGTTTCGGAACCTCATGCAAAGAAAATTGTCTCTATAACAACTATACATATATAAATTTTAAAAGACAACTATATATCGTAGTGCGTCCAATCCTTTTGGAAAGTTCATGCGTTTTTCCATTGATGGTCCGATGAAACAATTTATATCAAAAAGTCTTTTGGTTCCATAAAATGATCTTTTGGTATCTGAATTGTACAAAGCGATCTGAGCTTATCATCTTGAGGTTTTTTACAATACCCTAGTATTCCATAGGCAGGGTTGGGAGTACAAACTAGATCTGACCGTTCGTTTGAGAGGGTACTTTAGTCTTTTTGTCTCTTTCATCTAAGCATAATCTTGACGAATTCTCTCGGCCAACTAATTTCTCCTGATTTCACGATCAAGCGCAGACCGCCGTCTTCCTGATTTCGCATAGCCGTGGCCGCCTTCTCTTCCCTGGCCTGCGCCTCTACTTCCACACCCATGAAAACATGGCGCATCAAGCCGCCGCCGAGACCTTCGATCCTCCGTCGTATCCGAATCTAGTTCTTCACTTTCCTAGCGAAGGCGATAAAATTTGTAGTCTAGTTCTTTGGCGTCTCGTATAGAAAACTGGAATGTTGAAAATTGTTGAATATCGTCATCACATTTCGTTTCTTTTGTGTGCTCATGTGTTGATTTATAAATCACGAAGGAGCCATGGCTTTCGGATGATGCATCCGTGGTTTATTTCCTGACGGGCCCCTCATAGGCCGGTTCACGCTGCATGCCAGTCAAATCTCGTAATTACCGTAACTGCCTTCCGGAGGGAGTAGTTTCCACCTTAATTTTCATACATTGGTTACCAATTTACCCTTTAAATTAAGGCATTCCCCAACTTTTGGTGGTGGTACTCCTAAACACCAACGTTGGAGTACCAACCAATCCTATCCATTAGATTGAGATAAATGAAGGGCCTATATTAATTTAAGGGTGTTGTAAAAGAACTCAGAACAGAGCATAGCTCGACTGGCTTGAGGAGCATGTCTATGCCCTCGCTTGCCTGGGTTGAGTCCTGATGGGGCTCCCCAAGCATCTCATTTCTTCTAAGATGTTGACTTCGGATACTAGTATCCTCGAGTTCGTAGTTTTTTTCTTAAATCTGATGACCCTAAAAATATGACTCCTTGTTAGATCCCAATCGAACGCATGGCAATTAACCATTGTAGCATGTCAATTTTCTATTGATCTTTTACGCTACATGCCAATTTCCACTGTAAACATGGCAAATGCTTATACACAAGAGTGTCGATTTTATCTATGTTCGCATGCCAAATCTAGCAGTCGGATTTTTAGCGCAAAAATCTAAAACATTGCCGGTATTTATTTCTTTGTAGAGTCAGTTTCAATGAAAAGTGTTATGAGAtgataacatattatgttactccggTTCTCTCTTTACGTAACATGCATGTTATACTCGAAGTACTAGGAGTACTGCTCCCTCTATTTCATAATGTAAAGCATATGGATTTTTGAAAATgccatttttttcaaatttgatcaagtttatagagaaaatgaTTTATATCTATGTAATACgaaatatataaaatatgaaactacatccTATGGTTGATTTTAATGATATATGTTTGACATTCTACATGAAATGTTTTTCTCCCACTTTGTGAAAGTTTATGAGATTTGATTTtttaaaaatctatatatactacatagcgaaccaacctatggttgggatggttaggtggacagtggtccatcagggttcaagtcctgatgctcgcatttgttctggatttattttagaatttccggTGATACGCtctcagtgggaggagacgtttccgtcaacTACGAGGcgcctaagagcaactctagcagaccccgcatcccgccagCCCGCAAAACGCGTATGCAGTTCGCGCAAAACAGCTTCGGGCTGGCCcgggctggcacagatgcagacccccaaACGGATCCGTAAAAAAGTATACTTGCGGAAGAGGTGCGGaggatatgtaggattctccgcgaaatagtcttgcatcaacatctcattCCTAAGATGGCAATTCCGAGGAATGCACAAACGCCCGACAGTCGATCCTCGCCTCCTCTTCCGGTGCTCGTCTTCATGCTCCATCACGGCAAGCACCATGACTAATGTTTGCTGCCGAAAGTTCGCAAGCATggtctcaacatccgagtcgtTCGAATCGGACGAATAGGATAGCAAGAACTTCCTGCACGGGGTCAACTCCATCTACACGCACACCGGCGCGTCAATCTACTACACAGctcgcaaaaatcacaaaaaaagggACTAACCGGTGGCGGGTGATCCCGAGCGGCGACGAGGGGGTGCGCTCAACGGTGGTTGATCCCCGGCAGCGGCGACAACGgggggcggctcttctcgccggatccggaGGGGCGGTGCAGCGGCTCGGCGTGGGAGGGTGTGGGGCGGCCCCGGGGCGCGATTCCGCCCGCAGATATGGCCGGAATCACCGGCGGGGGGCGAGCGGAACAAGGGCGGGCGACGGCGGAAGGAGGGGGAAAAGaacgcgggctgaaatgtccctcccgccaactgcttctctgtgatgcagggcaccgcagccgcgagggggaaacccTGGGGTCAGGAATTTGCCACGTCCCCCAAAATGGAATTTGTCATGTCCCCCAAAAAATTTTGCGGGCCGAGGCGGAATGCGGGGTCTGGTCGGGCAGGCTTTCCAGTCTGTACCcgtattttggcggttattttacggGTCGAGGGCGGATGCGGGgtgtgctagagttgctctaagatgACTTTGTAAAATCTACGAAATGCCGGCTCAGACTCTCAAGATCAAAAGTGCTTGTCCAATCGTGCAATTCCATTTCAGAGTTCAGACATGGCCAATTTAACCCCAATACAATATCAGCACATCACGCATGCGGCCAGCCGGCCAGCAAACCAATGACAAACAAAATAATAAATTGATGAATGGACCAACCCGGGCGAGACAACAATCATCACATTGACATGACCAGATGAATAGAAAACGTAAACGAATGAGGAAGGGACGAGAGACAGAGGAAATCTGTGGGCGAAGGGGACAAGACAAGGAAGCCGGACCAGCTCAGAACGATGGGAACGTGTCACAGCGCTGCTCCATGTACACGGCGCAGCCATCCCTGGGCACGATGGTCGGCATGTACACCGGCTCGTCGCACCCGGCCGTCCTGTCCCGCCGGAAGTCGGCGACGGTCACGAACAGCGCCAGGAACAGCACGAGGTGGTTCAGGGCGTACCGCTGCCCGACGCACTGGTGGGCGCCGGCGCCGAAGGCCAGGAAGTTGCGCTTGCAAGCCACGTCCTCCCTGCGCGCCTCCGAGAAGAAGCGCTCCGGGTCGAACGCGTCCGGCGAGGTGAACCCCTGGAACGACGACTCGTACACCGACGGGAACACGATGGCCCCCTTGGGCACCGTGTACCACTCCGTCAGCTGGAacggctcgccggcgacgtgcgtCACCAGCGTCGCCGGCGGGCGGTAGCGCACCACCTCCCGCGCCACCGCCTGGGTGTACTTCATCGCCTGGATCTTCTCGGCGGTGATGGGCTTGCCGGACTCCGGCGACCAGACCGTGGCCACCTCGGCGCGCACGCGGGCGAGCACGTCCGGGTGGGAGTCCAGGGCGGAGACTGCCCAGCAGAGCGAGGATGTGGACGCGTCCTGGGCGGCGAACAGGAAGTCGAAGAGGAAGCCCCCAAACTCCTCGTCGTCGGTGTGCGCCAGCGGCGGCCGCCCCGCCGCTGCGGCCTCGTCCATCTCCCGCAGCGTCTCCTGCATCCAGTAGTCCACCAAGCACTCCGGCTCGCCGCCGGCGCGCATGCGCGCCTTGCTCTTCCGCGCGCACTCTCCGAGCGTGCGCACAAGCCGCGCCACGGCCAGCCTCGCGCGCCGGAACGCGAACCCGGGCAGGTCAACGGGGACGGTCATGAGGCCGAGGTTGAAGAGGGCGTAGTCCTTGGCGaacctctccctcgccttctcggTGAGGTAGGAGCCCACGAACACCGTCTGCGACGTCTCCAGGTTCATGTCGCGGCAGGGCACCCGTATGGGCATGGCCTCGCCGGTGGCGGCGCTCTGGTCGAGCCACCTCCGGAGGTGAGCCAGGATGACGCGCTGCTGGATGGCGGCGTAGGTGGAGAGCGCGCGCGGCGTGAAGTTGGGCGTGATCCGGCGGCGCAGGTCCTTGTGGTCCTCGCCGAACATGTAGATGAGGTTGTGGTCGCCGAAGAGCTTCTTGCCGAAGGGGTGGCCGATGAGGTGGAAGGCGTCGGGACGGACGTTGGCGAAGACGCGGTGGGACAGCTCGGAGTCGCGGATGAAGACGATGAAGCGGCCGAAGAGGAAGTCCGCGGCGAGCCCGGCGCCGGACTCCCTGGCCCGCGCGGCCTGCACGTCCCAGAACCCCGTGGGGTCGCGGATCATGCGCACGGCGCTGCCGAGGAACGGCACGACGAGCGACGGGCCTGGCAGGGGGCCTTTCTTGCGGAGGTAGGACAGCTGCTCAGCCAGGAAGtagagcgccaccgccgccgccacgaacggcgctgccgcgcGCAGGTCAAAGAAATCGGCCGCTCGCAGCAGCTCCGCCATTGCGTTGCGCCCGTCCAATGCTGGCTGGATCCCTGAGGTTATCGTGGAGCTCAAGGCTCAAGCTCTCCCTGGCCTGTACACTAAAAGAACACGAGTATTGTATTGAATTGGTCTATCGGAGACGGCGTATTTAAGCAGCCATGCGTACCAGGGAGAAGAAGGGAAGAAGGTTGGAGTGGGAACCGGTGGTCAAAGGCTGGCTTGGCTGGGTGGCGCTGGGAAAACGAAAGGTGGCGGCCGTTGTTGTGTTGGGCTGGCTGCACGGGCCGGGGCGGATTGGCTCATGCCCTGCGCTCGCTGCGCGCGCGGTGGAAGAAACGAGGCGCGCAGACGGGGAAAGCAGACGCCGGAAGGGGAAGCCTGGGGGAACGTGGCCTCGTGCGTTTGCGCCCTCCCTTCTGGATGGCGTTATGCACGGGAAGGGCATGGGGCAGTACGATGATCCCAGGTTGGTGGCGACAGGGATGGGCGGGGCGGCGCACACTGGCACGCATGTCCTAGCCGGATTCTGAAAAGGCCCATGCTCGGCCGCCGGAATCGTGTTCCGGAGGAGGACGACCCATGAAAGTGTGTCAAGAAGACAGTTTCGACAAAGAAAATGTTACGCCTCTGGAAGACAAGAGCATCTTCAACCGCACACGCTACGGACGGCGCCGGACCGTTCCTCATTTCTCCTTCTCCATACATGCAAACATCCATATCCATGCAAATTCTTGCACTCGTCCATCATATATCACAAATTTATCATGGACTCAACCAATGTTTCTCGttaacttatcggtcgacccaagaTAAAAGATGAATCGGCTTATCGGTCAACTATTTATCGGCAAGATTTTCTAAAACAAAACTCAGATTTTTGTATCATTAGGATCAATCAACATGGCGGACCCGTAAGCCATGTCATCCGTATTCCTCATAAGCGACCTGAGATGTACCGAAGGTAGCCATCTATCTACACAAAGAAGGCATCAGCCATGTATCGGACTACAAAAACTCAACCCCCCAAAAAAAAGCTAAATCAATTGGGTCCCGTAGATTTATCGGTGAATATCGGCAAATATCAGTGAATATTGGCGATATATCGGTTGTGAAACCGGTAAATGCCGCCGATATTCACTTATCTTATCGGTTTGACCCTcataagcgataaatcggccgataattTGAACAATGGACTCAACGATACAAAGTAAACGACAATTCCTCGCGTGCCAAAATAAAATTTGATAATCTATATATAGATAGACGATACACGCACTACTAGGAGAAACCCCAGTAGTAGCGCTGGATGGAAGTATAGTAATAGCGTTGGGCCGGCGCTACAGCTAATGTTTAGCAGAGCGGGGGTTGGACAAGCGCTACTACTACCTAACCTACCTAGCAGTAGTGTTGGtccaaccagcgctactgctacacctACCTAGCAATAACGTGTGTtcaacaaacgctactgctaaaattTCCTGTATTTTTATTTTCTTCTGCGTATTTATGTTGTATTTGTATATGTTTTATACAGCAgtctcatcatatgattttatgatcatgaagagttattatatcaATGGGTGatgtggattagattcaagtggattaGACTGATATAATAACTTATCGTGCTCATAATAATAGTATAAAAACTCAGCATCATCACCataataataactcatcatcattatcgtaataacaagtcatactcatcatcagaGTCATTTAACAACTCATCATTATAGCACATCactcatcatcataatcatataaaaactcctcctcgtcatcatacTCATGACCAACACTAgttagttgttcttagcacataTTTCGACAGTATATGGTGGACTCTCCGTCACAAATatttcgaccgttggtgatggccgcttcccctcctcctctTGTGCGTTAGCAGGGTATATCACGAGAATAAGGAAAggaagcgacccccatgacaacagttgacattcttcctctctcatatttCGACAACATATGGTcgactctctctctcacacacacggaGCCCCGACAGAATGACAGTCAACCCACTACTTATATCGAGTAATGACATAAAAATGACCTATGGGTTACCAGAATGACATTTAATTCCTGTTCCGGCAAACCacggccactcgatatttcctactttATAACACAAGTCATGCTAAAATCCACGGAAAATtcaggcatgacctttgctaaaacaggacatatcgagcgtctGAAATTttccggaatggaaattaatcaacattccggtaaaacataggccactcagaggtgttcCCTTCAAAATGCATCCATTTTGTCAGATTTTTTCAGAATCAATAATGAAACAAAACCAAAAATTAACATACATCTACCGGTCTCAAcaatcaataattaacatacataCAAAAGTGCAACAATCAATAATTTTTGGTTTAGTTTTATTTCAAAATGcatccaaacaccggttgtaccggtcaacctctctatggggcggtacaacatctctatggggcggtacaacctctctatgtaaaacaggtaagatcaaaacagccacaactttcgcatactagctccgaattcgacgaaaccaagtttgttggaaagctagcgacaagggctaacacaatcttgatagaaataataATAAGAAGCAAAtaagaaaagtcccataagaaaatggtgagaacccttcctcgaataagaccggtaaaactcCAACActgaaaacgcaatagaagaagcatgtgaactccgttttcgatgaactcgagcttgtcaagaagatgatcataagctccaaatctcacaaggagaaaaccaaacaaaaaccaaaaaagatgatgcaagcatgcaatggtttgagctctttacgaacgatatgatcaagctactcacttgagagccccccttgatagtacggcaaacgatcctataacccggtctccaaactatcaccatgagaccggtaatatagaaaacctatcaagggcaaatctttgccttgcacatggtccacttgagctagatgatgacgatcttgactccctcaagttggaccacctttcttgattgcattggctcgatgaagactagatgattgctcctccatactccactatgggtgagccactcttcggcacatcttcacaagtccattgataccacaatggatggcaagcttcaagcacttgatctcttcgtgatgctccacttgaatttgcacacgacaatcttgatgacgatcaccacttgatgtcatcctctccatgggttgagtgatatcttcatcttgatgcaagcccatgaacATGTACCATACCATGGGgccacttgatccctctcggtacatcttctatgcttttggAGTTGATctacttgattcactcttgacttagtcttaatcaaccttgaatctttccaactctcttcatttggatgatgtcttgaaggtaaacatgaatgatcacacaatcttcttcttgaagacatgcttgcaataagctcaacactcacatgaccaaacttagaataattccttaatagcaccttggtcaactcataaactccttgaaaccaacacatggacttcaagaaatgcctatggacaaatccttaaaatataactcaaggaaaccattagtccatagagattgtcatcaattaccaaaaccccccatgttctttcaatctcccccattttggtaattgatgataatcactttcaagagagtttatataagtaatatgcatcaccatgcaatgcaacaaccaataatgcatgcgtaagAGATGCAAACGCTTGGGAACACAACCAAAGCAAGAAAAGATGACTCtgtaaacttctccacaaaactctctgaaacttctcccccattggcatcgattgccaaaatgggcgaaaagttTAGAAGGCCAATATAAGTTGTGtttctccataaattgtgtatttctccacaagagagtggaatgcaatacacatatccaacggtaaatacttggaggaagacaaactatattgaggctcaaagattgcaaaagaaagatatgccataaggacataacaaagagagaaacaagcaatcaagcaatcaaaagataccaattgaagcaagctatcaaaagataccaattgaactaactagaccaaagatcctacaagccacatgaataaaggatattatgatatgagcaaaggagtgttctagagaaactagagaagctccccatgatttgtgcacaatttagttttgtaattgGATACAACAAGCAgaaaataggatcgtcactcccccaagatcaatagaacctcacaacaagtgcaagagagcaacggagtcttctaaagacactagtgaagctccccatgatttgtgcactccttagaatatttgcattaggataccaagtgcacaaaatagaatcatcactccccgaaaatcaatagaaactcacaacaagtgcaagtgagcatgtaggaaacaaagcgtagcacttgcaacaaacacatggttgagcaacatgtaaaagaggcaacttaagaacaggctcaaccaaaatgatgtgtgtgtgtcatggcaaagcacttgagcagactaaaataaggatgagcattaagcatcaacatagtcttggataaatgagatacacggtgcatgaCATTCCTCCCCCACACACCCAACTaacaaatgggttcacaagctcactaaaaagAAAACGACAAAGCTtgcgacaacccatggtgaagatagaagaagaaagcc from Triticum aestivum cultivar Chinese Spring chromosome 3B, IWGSC CS RefSeq v2.1, whole genome shotgun sequence includes these protein-coding regions:
- the LOC123069249 gene encoding cytochrome P450 710A1, which codes for MAELLRAADFFDLRAAAPFVAAAVALYFLAEQLSYLRKKGPLPGPSLVVPFLGSAVRMIRDPTGFWDVQAARARESGAGLAADFLFGRFIVFIRDSELSHRVFANVRPDAFHLIGHPFGKKLFGDHNLIYMFGEDHKDLRRRITPNFTPRALSTYAAIQQRVILAHLRRWLDQSAATGEAMPIRVPCRDMNLETSQTVFVGSYLTEKARERFAKDYALFNLGLMTVPVDLPGFAFRRARLAVARLVRTLGECARKSKARMRAGGEPECLVDYWMQETLREMDEAAAAGRPPLAHTDDEEFGGFLFDFLFAAQDASTSSLCWAVSALDSHPDVLARVRAEVATVWSPESGKPITAEKIQAMKYTQAVAREVVRYRPPATLVTHVAGEPFQLTEWYTVPKGAIVFPSVYESSFQGFTSPDAFDPERFFSEARREDVACKRNFLAFGAGAHQCVGQRYALNHLVLFLALFVTVADFRRDRTAGCDEPVYMPTIVPRDGCAVYMEQRCDTFPSF